The Porites lutea chromosome 11, jaPorLute2.1, whole genome shotgun sequence genome includes a region encoding these proteins:
- the LOC140952800 gene encoding neuromedin-K receptor-like has protein sequence MNICQSHALKLEEQLHSRSTFQVVLESFIYGSIAATAFIGNLLVLYIVYKTPRLRTVPGLFLASLALSDITMACLGTPPSVISLIKGRWISGFAACQLQGFVVISTVSASLLNMALMSVDRYFRVVRPIKHRLLFTMPRARLMTGAVWVIALTTPIPYLGSGKRFIFHPGKFFCFHQEKHSFASSVIYVYVLASLAVLTFCYVNVFRNLQLNTRRVKNLRVAFETQNNNTKISTEEIKLTRTLFVTVLGYLICWTPILVIDFVDMGLGCWSQSRGIYVLYTMIGLTSSSLNPFIYGALNKTFRRGYKKLFCFRAVFEQAAEHSCELSNSKYLDRGRERLGDEL, from the coding sequence ATGAATATTTGCCAAAGTCACGCTCTCAAGCTCGAAGAACAATTACATTCAAGAAGTACTTTTCAAGTAGTTCTGGAATCCTTTATCTATGGTTCCATTGCGGCGACTGCATTTATCGGAAATCTTCTAGTGCTTTATATTGTGTACAAAACACCAAGACTTCGAACCGTTCCAGGCCTCTTCTTGGCATCGCTCGCTCTTTCAGACATTACCATGGCCTGCCTCGGGACCCCACCCTCTGTAATATCACTCATTAAAGGGCGATGGATTTCTGGTTTTGCTGCATGTCAGTTACAAGGCTTTGTCGTCATATCCACAGTCAGTGCCTCTCTTTTGAACATGGCCCTTATGTCTGTAGATCGATATTTCCGGGTTGTTCGCCCTATAAAACATCGATTGCTCTTCACCATGCCGCGCGCGCGGTTGATGACTGGGGCAGTATGGGTAATAGCCCTAACAACCCCAATTCCCTACCTTGGTAGTGGTAAGAGATTCATTTTCCATCCAGGGAAGTTTTTCTGTTTCCACCAAGAAAAGCACTCATTTGCTTCTAGTGTAATCTACGTCTACGTGTTAGCCTCGTTGGCTGTCCTCACCTTTTGCTATGTTAACGTTTTTAGGAACTTGCAGTTGAACACAAGACGCGTTAAAAATCTCCGTGTGGCTTTTGAAacgcaaaataataatacaaagaTATCTACAGAAGAGATTAAACTGACTCGAACTTTATTCGTGACTGTTTTAGGATACCTTATTTGTTGGACCCCTATTCTTGTTATCGACTTTGTAGATATGGGCCTTGGATGTTGGTCCCAGTCTCGAGGGATTTATGTCTTGTACACAATGATAGGCCTTACAAGTTCTTCTCTTAACCCCTTCATATATGGGGCCCTCAATAAGACGTTTAGGAGAGGATACAAAAAGCTATTTTGCTTCAGAGCTGTCTTCGAACAAGCCGCGGAACACAGCTGTGAATTATCGAACAGCAAGTATTTGGATCGTGGTCGAGAACGCTTGGGAGATGAATTATGA